The Rhizoctonia solani chromosome 13, complete sequence nucleotide sequence CCCAGCACTTGCTTCTGTGTGTCTAGCACCTGAGTGTACAGTGCTCTTGCGTCCGCATATCGGCCCAGGTCGGAGTAAGCGTTtgcaaggttgttcatggTTGCCAGTGTATCGGGATGATTGGTTCCCAGGGCTTGCTTCCGTGTGTCTAGGACCTGAGTGTGCAGTGCTCTTGCGTCCGCATATCGGCCCAGGTCGGAGTAAGCGTTTGCAAGGTTATTCATGGTTGTTAGTGTATCGGGATGATCGGTTCCCAGCACTTGCTTCTGTGTGTCTAGCACCTGAGTGTACAGTGCTCTCGCGTCCTCATATTGGCCAAGGTAGTAGTAAGCGTTtgcaaggttgttcatggTTCTCATTGTATCGGGATGATTAGCCCCCAGCGCTTGCTTCCGTGTGTCTAGCACCTGAGTGTGCAGTGCTCTTGCGTCCTCATATCGGCCCAGGTCGGAGTAAGCGATtgcaaggttgttcatggTTCTCAGTGTATGGGGATGATCGGTTCCCAGAACTTGCTTCTGTGTGTCTAGCACCTGATTGTACAGTGCTCTTGCGTCCTCATATTGGCCCAGCTTGGAGTAAGCAATtgcaaggttgttcatggTTGTCAGTGTATCAGGATGATTGGTTCCCAGCACTTGCTTTCGTGTGTCTAGCACCTGAGTGTACAGTGCTCTTGCGTCCTCATATCGGCCTAGGTCGGAGTAAGCGATtgcaaggttgttcatggTTGTCAGTGTATCAGGATGATTGGTTCCCAGCACTTGCTTCCGTGTGTCTAGCACCTGAGTGTACAGTGCTCTTGCGTCCTCATATCGGCCCAGGTCGGAGTAAGCGTTtgcaaggttgttcatggTTCTCAGTGTATCGGGATGATTGGTTCCCAGCACTTGCTTCCGTGTGTCTAGCACCTGAGTGTGCAGTGCTCTTGCGTCTTCATATCGGCCCAGGTCGGAGTAAGCAGTtgcaaggttgttcatggTTGTCAGTGTATCGGGATGATCGGTTCCCAGCACTTGCTTTCGTGTGTCTAGCACCTGAGTGTGCAGTGCTCTCGCGTCCTCATATCGGCCCAGGTCGGAGTAAGCGTTTGCAAGGTTGTTCATACTTCCCAATGTATCGGGGTGCTCGTCACCTCGCATTTGTCTAAGTCTTCTTTCGATGTGTTCCTGAAATTGCTCCGCCTTGTCCCACCGCCCACGACTCATATATATCTCGTAGAAGTGCCGCAGATGGTCTATCCCAGTACTTTCAGTGCATTCCGGAAGTACCCTATCCACATGAAGTCCAACGCTCATTCGTACCATGACGGACTCTACACTATTGTCCATGCACCCAGAGACTGATATCGAAACTAGTATCTCAGCGCACTTCGCTGCTAGATCACTTTCATACGGTATAACTGTACGGACCCAGTCCTGAACAAGTAGATGGATGCGATAAGCCTGATTCATACGATCGTACTCCAGTAGCGAGCATGATGCTAGCTCGTCGATGACCTGCGTGAATAGAAGTCCGTCCCATCCTCCACTTGAGCTCATGAACGCGCGTAGCGCCTCCTTCAGCTTTTGCTGTGCCAAATCCTCGAGCTGTGTCATCGGATACTTGGCCTTATATGATACAATAGCAACCGCCGCTCGTCGAAACATGTCGACTGTGATTCCAGTGTAATGCAAGTGGCCAATCAGCCAGAGCAGCTCCTGAGCACGTGAGCTAAGACCATCGTAGCATACGATCCAGGCGGTATATACAGTATGTCGGTAGTCGTCGGCCTTGATTGCGGCCGGCAAGTTGCTGTATGCTTCTAGCGCTCTCCGCTGCTCCCGCATGAATAGCGCTCTGTAGTCCGTAAGTGACATGTGTGGTGAGTTTCCTATGAACGACCCCGCGTGTACGATCCCGAGTGCGAAGTAACCGAGCTCCTGTAGAATCCTTTAGCACGGACGGCTGATTATGCGGTCTTTACGCACCCTAAGTAGGGCATCGGCACTCTCGGTCTCTTCTAAAGATAGTTCCCGATCATGTAGCCGTGCGCACTTGAGTAGCAATGACATCGCATCGTCCGGGTCCATACTTGATACGCTGCACTCAGAGTTTTGCCCCCGCGCAAGTGTAGTCATGCCAGATAGCCGGGTGGTGATTATTACGCTGCCATGATTGCCTCGAGGGATGTAGTCACGAATCGAGACCGACGGATCATCCGCACTATCCAACACAAGCAGCCAGGGCTGACGGTATGACTCAAGCCACTGAAGTGTAGATCGATGCGTATCTCCGAGCTTCTTGGCCGTGGCCACCTCTTGTAGTCCGGCTTCGATGGATTCACGGGTGCTTGAGTCGATGTATATGATCTCCTTCCATTTGCGCCGCGTTGTTTCTATGACCTTGAGTACTATCTGCGTCTTTCCTGCCCCTCCAAGCCCGTGTACGACGCACACTCTGCGCTCCACATCGCTTCCGACGATACATGACTCCATCCTGTGAAGCTTGAGCCTGCACCCTGTGAAAATGGAGCTGGGGGACGGGCAGTATTGAGCCACCGACACAACGTTTGGATCCCTAACGTAGGATACTCCAAGCTGGATCTCGCCATCTGGATGTTAAACACTCAGTCTTGTGCATATCATCAGGATAACGTTCTGATTCACCAATCTGTGCCGTGGATATAGTTGGGTTTCTCACTCGTATCGCTTGTGCTGCTTTGTCGATTGTTTGTATGACTTCGAACATCCTCATGTATGCACGTGTATGCTCCGCTACCTCGCTTGGCTGGTCCCACTTGGACACTTCAACGCTTTGCAATCCTTGATCAACGTTGAGTCGAAAGTATACTCCGTCGACTGAGCTGAATCGCCTTGCTATCTCTTCTGCCACCCTCTCTGCATCCTCTGCGATTCCTTTCATTGCTCCGATCGCAGCCGTTGGTAGAAACTGAAGGAATACCGGTCCATCTGGGATCTGTATCGTACTTGTATGACCGGTGCCTATGCTTAGGGTGATTGACACATGTCTTCCTGGGTGTAGTCTCTTTACTTCGGCTAGCACATAAGCAAGGGGGTTGCTGCATCCAAGTCCTGCGTCAACAAACGACTGCTTCAGAGGTGGGCTGCCGATGTCGAAGCTCTTGAACAGCTCCGGATGCGCCATGGTCGCGCACACGGTCTCCCATACCGTACACCTGGGGCCTTCGTTGGCGGTAGCAGGGTACGATCGAAATGCGGTAGGTATACCTGCCCTCATGTTGTGTCTTGACATGGCAAATACTAGGCTATAAAGTGGCATGTTAGCATCATCGCTATTATTTGGTGGTAGCTGACTTGCGTGCCGCACGGTGTGGTTAGATTTCTTTCCATCATCGGCTCATCCGGGTTTCCGGTTACGGTTTGTATGGTGTTTCTGATCGCGTTCTTGAGCTTGGTGGTCCTGAAGGCACCTTTCCCGATCC carries:
- a CDS encoding kinesin family protein, with amino-acid sequence MAVHTFAQAMYITVSSSRPNPSTTFTSISCRRHELERRLSPVVKEHFLDRPPSRGGSRPESTVNLAVPQVNVPQVATQQGVQQDVDMTDGTNSSQSRPASMPVPMPTGTTSTASSRLTPEPSHARRNSHSRTRTSSYVPPVPENENRALSSLATQCALTLSEVTKEIAPIPAIGPLCGCLKQVFQAVERSKVNKDQWKLLRGRCVMVMRIAGAHVDNYGKEQYPNLDEAAAVLQETLNRIEERARYYNEMNELIALVLYQSISDEIRMLFADLDACLSLFNFTAEVAQDQWTGEYQAVQRRESSELQRLRGELEKMNVNFDALRSNQGELLEKTNRMVDALQQVLNDKSMILQDQSTTTVATYVDAQQLVRTILSVTKLQLPPKLLLGKQCNLDAPIPIKTGITCDIYQASFLGGEKVAKKVFRIGMSDKEYVEKYATRFLRIANLWSEFRSDYTLPFYGIGMESFEGDNHFQLYMVSPLMKNFDAISFLKQYRNNQGMKRGMLRIITDAAKGLQYLHNRDPPVVHSGMRGDNILITDSEGGILGGFGLTKALESVGNNKIPPAVMTGKTESQRWMAPEMFVDDPPLETPCDVWGWAMAALEIISGSIPYHTHKQAMTIILQISKGPPRREHHAKFEEYAYRPDEMWALLEKCWAMEPSERPSIDEVLVELKRIAKMPEAEGNGGGVRGLSALLILEELMKRIQHLEKLDSPPKPHQYFDLIAGTGTGAIQACMLGRLRMGIDEAIESYASVAKEVFSERKWIGKGAFRTTKLKNAIRNTIQTVTGNPDEPMMERNLTTPLVFAMSRHNMRAGIPTAFRSYPATANEGPRCTVWETVCATMAHPELFKSFDIGSPPLKQSFVDAGLGCSNPLAYVLAEVKRLHPGRHVSITLSIGTGHTSTIQIPDGPVFLQFLPTAAIGAMKGIAEDAERVAEEIARRFSSVDGVYFRLNVDQGLQSVEVSKWDQPSEVAEHTRAYMRMFEVIQTIDKAAQAIRVRNPTISTAQIDGEIQLGVSYVRDPNVVSVAQYCPSPSSIFTGCRLKLHRMESCIVGSDVERRVCVVHGLGGAGKTQIVLKVIETTRRKWKEIIYIDSSTRESIEAGLQEVATAKKLGDTHRSTLQWLESYRQPWLLVLDSADDPSVSIRDYIPRGNHGSVIITTRLSGMTTLARGQNSECSVSSMDPDDAMSLLLKCARLHDRELSLEETESADALLRELGYFALGIVHAGSFIGNSPHMSLTDYRALFMREQRRALEAYSNLPAAIKADDYRHTVYTAWIVCYDGLSSRAQELLWLIGHLHYTGITVDMFRRAAVAIVSYKAKYPMTQLEDLAQQKLKEALRAFMSSSGGWDGLLFTQVIDELASCSLLEYDRMNQAYRIHLLVQDWVRTVIPYESDLAAKCAEILVSISVSGCMDNSVESVMVRMSVGLHVDRVLPECTESTGIDHLRHFYEIYMSRGRWDKAEQFQEHIERRLRQMRGDEHPDTLGSMNNLANAYSDLGRYEDARALHTQVLDTRKQVLGTDHPDTLTTMNNLATAYSDLGRYEDARALHTQVLDTRKQVLGTNHPDTLRTMNNLANAYSDLGRYEDARALYTQVLDTRKQVLGTNHPDTLTTMNNLAIAYSDLGRYEDARALYTQVLDTRKQVLGTNHPDTLTTMNNLAIAYSKLGQYEDARALYNQVLDTQKQVLGTDHPHTLRTMNNLAIAYSDLGRYEDARALHTQVLDTRKQALGANHPDTMRTMNNLANAYYYLGQYEDARALYTQVLDTQKQVLGTDHPDTLTTMNNLANAYSDLGRYADARALHTQVLDTRKQALGTNHPDTLATMNNLANAYSDLGRYADARALYTQVLDTQKQVLGTDHPDTLRSMNNLAHAYLKLGLVWEADSLSLNVGDFIRVFGEGHTCVGSVRRLMREIQDRRHREAHRQGILGRQKP